Sequence from the Miscanthus floridulus cultivar M001 chromosome 16, ASM1932011v1, whole genome shotgun sequence genome:
gaccggacgcgtccggtcgctcagaCCGGACGCGCCCAGAGTCTGGTGCTCACTTCACAGCTCAGCTCGTGTGCCTCGACGGTGCGACTGGACGTGCTACAGGCGAGTCCGGTCCAACCGACTCACCAAAGTCCGGTCGAACACAGAGAGGATCCAGAGAAGTCCTagagcgaccagacgcgtccggtcagaggTGACCGAACTCCCTCAGCATCTGATCCTCACTGGACAGCAACACTGAcactagggtttaccaccggacgcgtccggcgccacgggggccagcgtccggtgtgagtgtccggtcacttctgtgaccCTTTTCTCAtctccaacttctccacccttgctcccaagtgctaaccaccatgtgtaacacctttgtgcatgtgtgttagcatattttcaaagctttttcaagggtgttagtcactcactagaatctaaatgcatatgaatgagttagatcatctagtggcactttgataaccacatttcacttGCGAGTTCTGCcatcttgatagtacggctatcaatcctaaatgtggttacactctctatagtgtcttaacCACTAAAAACAAAAGAGCTCCTatgcatatacctttgccttgagcctctttttgtttttctctttcttcttttcccatgcttgagcacttgatcaccatgatCTTGTGGCATCTCCTCCTAGCCACCAagcttgctccatcacttggggtACCAACCTATCTCTTACACTTAGAGCAAAGGTTAgtactaggtttcatcaattaaccaaaaccaaacttagggctTTCATACATTAGTTCTTCTCTCCCTCAACCACCTTGCCTTATGGGCCTTAGCTTTAAGCCCACTAGAGGCCCAGTGGTTATGCAACACGTGCCTCCTTCGGTAGCCCTGCCCATGAAAGGCGAAGGCCTAACCTCCGCCAGTCTTCTCTAGCCGCATAGTTGATTCATCGTCTTCCCCCTAGTGACCTTCGCGTCTTCTTCCCGAGCGCCGCCTTGAAGCAATCTTTGGGCCTTCACTGAGACACCTCCACTACCCATGGACCTTCGCAAGGTCAGATGTCATAGGCGAAGGTCACTACAAAATTCCTGTCAAAATAAACAGGACATCCCATATTCTGGCTTAGTCCGCTAGATGTGTGATGAAGAGATGCGAGGGGAGGATAGCCTTCGCGACCAAGCTATCTGTGTCCCAATAGGAACATAACATGGTAAGAGCTGACGAGGCATGGCTCGCCGCAGTCGATGAGGATGCTAGGGAGGAAAGACTGATGCCAACTTCGGTGCGCGTTCGTCCATTGTGTCAGCATCTGGTCTTGGAATGAGGAACATGTCTTGTATTTTGATGACAGGCAAGGTTCATATATAAGGGTCTCTATGTAGTGGGAGTTCACTGATGGCGGAGCCAAAAGGAGGATGCATGGTGGAGCATAGCACTAACAGGACTGGTATCAAGTAGGATGATGCACACTTGCCATTTTGCTAGCACCTCTACATTATATCGATATCCCGTCCTGACAACAATAAGGAGCACGATAGAGGTCATGAAGATGGTTAGGTGTTTTTAGTGCTTGCAAGATTCAAGCCacaactcttagcacatatgcttATGCGACAATGCGAGACTATGCAAAGCAAATTGGCTCTGTGGGCTGTAATTACAAGTTTACCTAGGAACACTCTTCTTTATGAGCATAATTGCTTTGTTGCCCCGTGAGATTTGTGTTTCTTGCTTGGGTCGAGTACATTTGTTATTCAAAGATGCCAGCTCCAATTTATCATTCTTGCAAAAGGTTCATGTCTGAGTCCAGTGAATCTTACAACACATCCACAACTTGACTTTCAAACTCTAGAGCCACTGCGACTAAGGGAGGCTCTTGGAATTTTTTGCCATTATTTTCTGGTGATAGTGTTCATCGTGCTTTCAGTGAAATACAATAAAATTTTTCTAACACTGTTGGATACTAATTCAGAGATTTTACTCGAATTCAATTTGTTAATCTCTGCTCAATGACCGTAGATTCTTGGAGTAACACCAATGTTTAATTATTTTAGTTGACGTGTATCCATACAACGGGCACCCTCATTAACATGATATATATGACTTCACATGAGATTAAACTTATGCTCGACTCATATCAGTCGAATAAGAAAGAGATCGCGAGGGTAACACCCATTAAGGGCCTATTTGGCATAGCTTCACCAACAGCTTCATAAAGTGTTGTGAGCCGTTTTTTTCTAAAGACCCCTCTTCAAAATAGCTTCATGGGTGAAGCTGTTTTTCCCTCCTCTCACAAGAGGATGGGATGGAAGAGAGCTAAAAAAATAGCTTATCCCAGTTTCACCTAACACATGTGGGGCCTAGCATGCACAAAAGACTCCTTTTGCccaggcagagagagagagagctatgAGCTCGCAAGAGGGAGGCGATGGGGCATGGCCTGCCGGAGCGCGACCTTCAGGGGTGCTGCTCACTGGGGCATGGCTTGCCTGGGGCACGTTCATGGGAGCGCAAACCACCGGGAGCACGGTTGTTGGAGCATGGCTCGTCGGGGCGTGGCCCACCGGGGTATGGCCACTAGGGCACGATCGGCGGGGGCGGCGGGACATGGCTACCAGGAGCCATGTGCGGATGAATGAAGGAGAGACATGTCGCATCAGAAGAAGATGGCAGAGGCCACCAGAGCTAGGAGCGCGCCGCGGCCCCAGACCACAGGTGAGCGGCGTGACTGTTGTCGCTGGGGCATGAGCGGGCGCGAGTGCCACGGTAGCCGAGACAAGGTGCAGGCGGCGCGACCGTTGTGCCGAGGCACGTGTGGATGTCGGAGCTCGCGAGGCACGTGCACCTAGAGCTCGCAGAGCGCTTGCGGCCACCGGAGCTCGCGAGGCACGCGCGACCTTCGAGCGAGGCTGGGCTCACGAGGCGTTCGCGGCCGCTGGGGCCCGCAGGTCACGCCGGGGCTTGAAGGTGTTGGCGCAGCCATGACTCATGGAGGAAACCGATGGGTAGgagaaaaaataggaaaaaagtgGAAAGGGAAAAAATGGGGGCCATTGTTGTCATTTCATTTATTTTGTCTTCCATCATGAGCTATTTTGCAAAACAAGTTGAAAAACAGCTTTAGCTTCGTTGATAAAGATGTTGGTTGAGGTGAAACTTTAAAAAACAACTTCACTTTAGCTATGCCAAACGGGCCTAAATGTACTTTTGAATTTCCTAGAGCTAGGTGACACGTGGCACTAAATTTATTAGTTGGTGACAAAAAAAACATCAACATAAGGTTGTTTATTAAAAAAAAGCACACCGATCTACCGCTTGCATAATCAACCAAATACTTGTGCTTTGTATGTACTCGTGATGAAGCCACAACCGCCCTATCGTACCTTCCTCTCTGGCTGTCCGAGAGCCGGGAGGGACTAGGAGAGCGCAATGCGGCGATGGGCTGCTGAATCATGGGCCTATTTGGGTGGCCTGCGTGTCAGGTTGAATGCCTGGTGGGTTGTTTCAGGCCGTGTTGGGCTTTAAAATCATGCATGGATGATCTCATCTCATCGAAGGCCGATAAAGAAAAAAACACAGTGGCTCTATTAGCATAATTTTATCGGCAACACTTGCACATGGTGGTCCGGATGCATGCGTCGCGCCAGCTTCGTTTCCAGCGCTCGCATCCAAACCGCCTGTTTCAGATCCGCTGTTCACATTGCTTAGATGACTCGCCCCCGCCTCTTCCACACTGGCGCGGCGCTTGTCTCTTCTAGACTGCCTGAAAGACTCGCACCCGTCTCTTCCACAACATCACCGCGCGACATGTGCCTCCTCCCCACACCGCTGACGGCGGTCTGCACCTCCTCCACGTGTCGGTGGCCGTGGCTTGGCCCTGTGCTTGCAAAAAGAAACACTcgaatgcaacatacatttgaaacagatgaaacatttgggacatacgcttgcaacatgtgtatgaaacatatacaacatccagataaaacaagtTCAACATGAAaaaaacacttactgcaacataagactaaaacaactgaaacatttggaacatactgttgcaacatatgtgtgaaaaatatgcaacatccagataaatacagttgcaacatacgtttggaaacagatgaaatattttgaacaaatgcttgcaacatacttctgaaacactcgcaacatgtgcaacatcctctAATCTACTTTTCCAACAACCAtaaaaaacaattgcaacatacctttgaaatgACTCAAACACtagaaacatacatttgcaacatatggaaGGGGAAGCCTGGGCCGGTCGATTCTAGCCGTTGGGGTTGGAGTTGGTGATGAGTGgcggcgcacgagcaccaccgccaccaatATCGGGCTTGGCTCGGCGGGAGACGGTGAGGGATGGGGGGCGAGGATCACCATGGCCGCTGAGGTCGGGGGAGTGGTCGCTGGGGTGAGAGAGGGCACCGTCAGCGGTGGAGAGGCCGCCGTGCCTGGTGGATGAGAGGGCGTCCACTTCCCTGCAACACCATCATCTCACCTCCATGGATCTCACCAGAGGCGAGTGGATCTTGCTCCTGCTCCATAGATCTCGCCGAGGTAGGGAGAGGGCTGCCGGATCTGCGATCGTTGGAGGCTCCCGGTGGGGGAGGACATCGGGCGTTGGTGCGCTGCGGCAGGGGATGACGAGCACGGAAAGGATAAGGACGGGAGCAGAGTGAGGTATGCAGGAGTTGATTTTGCTTTTTTTAGGTGAGAAGGCGCATGCGTCAGTGAGTGGAGCGGCCTTTGGGATGTCTTAATAGTAATATTACCGTAATTTTAGTTATTCTCTGATTTTTGATTTAAACATTGCTCTTAAAAATCAACTTTATTTTTATTATGTTATAAAACATGATAGTTCGTTGCATTTTTAATTGTCGTCATCCATTTTCTTACCTGCAAAGTCCTCATGGACATCGATGATGCAATGCTCTCCATCTGCACCGTCTGCTGCAGATCCAACGGCTGGGCTGCCGCATGACTCGGTTCTCCCTTCCCCTACGGCCCTACCGATAGCAAGCGGCCCGCGCACCGCGGGGACACGAATGCCTCCTCGAGCgggagccatggcggcggcggcgagggcggcgctgctgccctcctcctccccctccccgtcgccgctgctccgccTCCCGCACCGCTTCCTCTCGCTCACCGCGACTCCCTACCCTCTCTACTACGACCTCATCGTGCACCGCCCCGCGGAACCCAATCCCCCCAAATCCTCCGCCTCCGACGCCGCCGGGGCCGGCCGCCAGCCGCAGCCAGCATCCGACGAGCAGCCGCTCGACCGCGCCAAGCGCCGGTACCTCCGCAAGCGCCGCAGCCGCCTCCTCCCCGACCCtgacgccaccaccaccaccaagccctcctcctcgtcgtcggaatTCGTCGAGCTCCGGCcggaggtggtggacttcccgcGCCTGCACGCGCGCGAGGAAGCGCTCTACTTCCACGACACCTTCGCTATGCCGTGGGAGAAGGACAAGCACTACCGTATGCTCTACCGCCTGGAGAAGAAGTACTTCCCCCACCAGTCGCTCGACAATGCATTCGTCTCTGCTGACGCTGCCCCGGCCTCCGACGCCGATAGGAGCCTCGTCTTCTTCGACGAcgagaagaaggaagatgaggGAGAGGAGCGGGTGGTCAGTAAGAAGGGCGGCGACAGCGACGACAAAGGGGAGGTGCTGGAGAGGAAGGTGGAGGACTTCTTCAGGTCTCTGAAGAAGGGCCCCGGCCAAGCCGACACCAAGACCAAGAGACCGGGAAAAGAGCCGCAGCAGGTGAAGCGGGAGGTGCTAAAGCAGGAGGAGCGGCCGCAGCCGTACCTCGTCACCAGGACCACGGAGCTGCCGCCCAGGTGGGACGGCCCGGCCGGGACCATCGTGCTCATCGACAAGCCCAAGGGTGATGCCTTTCGCCTCCCCTTTGGTGCATTGCAGGTTCTGGGATTATCACCAAAATGTATCATCGGCAGTACTAGGTTGCCGTCTGTGTGAGATTAAGACAACAGTAGTATTTTAGATACTTTTATATGATGCACCACTGGAAAATTCCTTTTGTGAAATGTGAGCGATTAGAGCAACAATTACATGGCAATCAGTTAGTGTGGCACTTCTGCAGCTTTGCCTCAGGACAGGGTTCTGTGTTGTGTTTCCTTTCAGGGCAGATAATAATTAGTTAATGTGCGGACAGGATTAGGTTCGAGTGGTGTTTTATTAATTTGCTCTGTTGCCTT
This genomic interval carries:
- the LOC136512570 gene encoding uncharacterized protein, translated to MPPRAGAMAAAARAALLPSSSPSPSPLLRLPHRFLSLTATPYPLYYDLIVHRPAEPNPPKSSASDAAGAGRQPQPASDEQPLDRAKRRYLRKRRSRLLPDPDATTTTKPSSSSSEFVELRPEVVDFPRLHAREEALYFHDTFAMPWEKDKHYRMLYRLEKKYFPHQSLDNAFVSADAAPASDADRSLVFFDDEKKEDEGEERVVSKKGGDSDDKGEVLERKVEDFFRSLKKGPGQADTKTKRPGKEPQQVKREVLKQEERPQPYLVTRTTELPPRWDGPAGTIVLIDKPKGWTSFTVCGKLRRLVKVQKVGHAGTLDPMATGLLIVCVGKATKIVDSYQGMVKGYSGVFRLGEATSTWDADSPIIQREPWEHIKDEDIRKAAASFKGEIWQVPPMFSAIKVGGEKMYDKARRGETVELSPRRISIYQFDIERSLEDRQNLIFRVTCSKGTYVRSLCADLGKALGSCAHLTALRRDSIGEYSVNDAWNFDELEQQITKGYL